GATTCGCCCCGGCGCGAGCAATAAGCCGCAGACTCTCCTGCTCCACAGAGGTTTTCCGCATGCGGTATTGCAGCAGCCGATACCGGATGAGATCAGCCAAAGTCATTCCTGCAGCCTCGGCCTTGGCTTCAAATTCTGCTTTCTCCTCCTCGCTCACGCGCAGCTTAATCCAGAGTTTTCGGCTCATTCTTATGCTCTCTAGATTTAGGCTTGGAGGGGTTCCAAGGGGCAACGCCCCTGGCCAGCCCCCGGCAGTGGCCTGTGGCCACAAAGGGTAGGCTGGCCAAACGCGGCAGCCGAAGCGCAATAACAGCCCAAAGAAACAACAGACAGGGTCAAAGAAGTCGGCATGCTATTCATGTCGGCTTTCGGTCAGATGGTACGAATCGGTGGTCAGAACAGTATGGGCGCGGGCAAAAGCGTCCAGGTCAGAGCGATCATACACGACTCGCCGCCCGAGC
The DNA window shown above is from Desulfovibrio aminophilus and carries:
- the mobC gene encoding plasmid mobilization relaxosome protein MobC codes for the protein MSRKLWIKLRVSEEEKAEFEAKAEAAGMTLADLIRYRLLQYRMRKTSVEQESLRLIARAGANLNQVARWVNTYKSEAEAIKVIVYLDAVLRELKRRGPCI